Genomic window (bacterium):
AGAGATCAGGGTCTATTCTTACCTTCTTAGCCATGATACCCTCCTTATTTGTGTGTGTAATATTTTATTGGGAAAATGTCCGAACAGTCAATTTAAGTGGTTTTACGCGCAAAAATTTTGCGCTATTTTCCTTTAAGATGAACTTGTTTTTCGAATAATATTGAATATTTTTGGAAAGTGTATTGAAGATAAAATAACGAAAAAATAAGGCCTCGTTTTCCCTCAAAGATACACCCTTTCAAAAGATAGTGTTTTAGAAAGTTTAGGAATGGCCTTATCGTAAGGTCAAAAAGGGTTGCTTTTTCCCCTTTTTTGAACTTTTCCTCGCCGAGCATTTTTGCATATCTTAAATTTTTTGAGTATTGGTGATACAGGTCTTTGAAAGGGTAGTGAAGGATCGGGTTCTTCAAGATTCCTATTTTCCCTTTAATTTCTACTTTCTCATGAACTTCTCCTTTCCATTTTCCTTTATCTTTTCTAAATAATCTCAAGAGCCTGTCGGGGCTCCAGCATTTGAGGAAGTTACCGAGATACCAGTTTTTTCTGGGGATGAGAAATCCATCTACATCAGGATTCTCCTTAAGCTTTTTTATGATTTCTTTTTTAAGCTCTTCAGAAATAACTTCGTCTGCATCGAGGAAAAGAACCCATTCCGTCTTGACAAGATTTAGTGCGTAGTTTCTCTGTTCTGCGTAATTAACAAACTCCTTAAAGATGCATTCGGCTCCCAGGTTTTTCGCAATTTCCACAGTTTTGTCTTTACTGCCTGAGTCAATAACCAGAATTTTCTTTGAAAGATCTTTTACACTTTCTATTGCTCTTTTTATGTTTTCTTCTTCATTTAATGTGAGTATGACACAGGTTAAATCCAGTTCACTCATCGTCTTCTCTTGTTAAAAGATAACGAATTATTCCACCAATTATGTAAAACAAGATGGCCACAAATAGGAAAAGGTATTTGAAGTAAACCAATAGCAGGAGCCCTGTGATAAAGAAGACGATTTGTATTTTTTCAGCTTTTTTAGTCTTCTTGAACACAGGAAATTCTATCTTGCTGAGCATCAAGAGGCTTAGGATGAGAACCATACCCGCCGTTACCTCTTTTTCGAACAGAAAAGATGGGAAGAATCTGTGAAGGGAAGAAATAAAGGAAATTAAGAAAAGGGCCGATATGGGTGATGAGAGCCCGTAGTAGAATTCCTTTTGAGAATCTTCTCCGATGACGTTAAAGCGGGCAAGCCGCATTACAACTGCTGAAAGGTAAACAAAAGGTAGAAGAGAAAAGGGGGTGAATTTTCCAAGGGGGAACACAACAAAACTGTATATAAAAAAAGAAGGAGCGACTCCAAAAGAAACTGCGTCGGCCAGTGAGTCAACCTGTGGCCCCAACTTTGAGTTAGTTTTAAAAAGTCGTGCCATTTTACCATCTATAAAGTCAAAGATGGCCGAAAATACAATGAACCAGAGAGCGGACTCCATTTTCATTTCAGATATGGCGATGATTGCCATAAAACCAGAAAAAAGGTTTAGGAAGGTAAATAAAGTAGGTATGTTCATTTTTACTTTATCCCCGCGATGTAGGTAATGCCTGCTTTTACCCTTTCTCCTTCTTTGACGAAGACTTCTACCTTATCCTCGGGCAAAATTACTTTAACTTTAGAACCGTAAAGAATTATGCCCATTCTTTGCCCCGTTTTTACTTCCATCCCTGCTTTTAAGTTGTTGACAATGCGCCTTGCTATGATACCTGAAATTTGTATAACGCTGTATTCCCCAATGACTGGCGATAGGATGATTGTTTCACATTGTACATTATGGAAGTCTGCCTCTTTTAGGAAAGCTCGCATGAATTTCCTGCCACTTCTTCTAATGGAGATGACTTTGCCCGAGAGTGGAACACGGTTAACGTGGACATCGGTTATGGACATAAATATGGAGATTATAGCCTTTCCATTTTCGTGGTTAATTTCAATAATCTTCCCATCGGCAGGCGAAACTATCTTGTCTTCTTCACTTTTAATGTCTCTTTTGGGGTCGCGAAGAAAGAATAGGGTAAAGAGAAGTAAAAAAGCGAAGATCGCCAAAATAAAGTAATTTCTTAAAAAAAGACACAAAAAGGTTAGAGAACTAAGAACTAAAATTATTTTTAATCCTTCTCTTGCGATCACAGTAAAATTATAACGGAGAAAGTTTGATTAGTTGAGTGATTACTAATTTTTCTTTTCATTCCAAAACATTTAAAATATATTCATGTAAAAGGAGAAGGGATGATGAAGGAGAAGGTAGTTCATTTTAGTGAAGTGCAGGAAAGCCCGGTAGAGATGGAGGGGGCAAAGAATGTCTTTATAAGGTGGCTTGTAGCCGAAAAGGATGGAGCACCGAATTTTTACCTTAGAATGTTTCGGGTTGAAAAGGGGGGATATACTCCCTATCATAGCCACCCTTACGAACATGAGGTCTATGTTCTAAGTGGTAGCGGTGTTGTAAAAATTGGGGATAAAGAGTATCCCCTTGCTCCAGGGGTGGTTGCCTTTGTTCCACCCGATGTGAATCACCAGTTTATAAACAAAAGCGATGTAGAACTTGTTTTTCTCTGCATAATACCGAAGGCAAAGTAAAAATACTTGACAAAATGAGGGATTTGAGTTATAAATATATTACGACAAAAGGAGGTTTTTGATGAGGTATAAAAAATTGGGCATGATATTAATAGTTGGTGCCCTTCTTTTGGCCGGATGTGGGCCAAAAAAGGCCACCAAACAAACACTGGCACAATTAGAGGAGTGTAATAATGCTCTACAATCCGCAGAGCAGAATAAGGCTGAACTTCAGGCGAATATTGAAGCTAAGAACGCGAGCATAGAGGAAAAGAAGGCACAGCTTTCCCAGCTTGAGGCTGAAAGAGATTCTTTGAGCTACTGGCTTCATGAAGTTCTTGAGAAAGGTTACTAAGGAGGTGTTGATATGAAGAGGATAATTGCATTATTTGCTGTTTTGATGCTTTTAACACCTGCCCTTAGGGCTGAGCAGAAAAAGCTTACAGAAAAAGAAGCCCTTCAGATGTTGGAAGAATGCAGAGCAAAAGTTGCAAACTTGAATCAGGAGATTTCTGATCTTGAAGCAAAATACAATGCATTGATTAATGAAGAATCTGACCTTGATGCTAAGATTGCTGCGATTCAGAATGAAATTGCTGAACTGAAAGCTGAAATTGCAAAATATCCATTAGAATATACAGTTCAGAAGGGCGATTATCTAAGCAAGATCGCTGCCCAAAGGTATATTTACAATAATTGGAAAGCATGGCCGAGAATTTACAGAGCCAATAGAGACCTTATAAAGGATCCTAACCTTATCTATCCAGGCTGGGTGTTGAAGATACCCCATGGTATTGTCACAGAGATCGAGGTAATACCCGGTGATTGCCTGTGGAAAATAGCTGGATTCACATGGATTTACAATAATCCAAGACTCTGGACGAACATTTACGAAGCCAATAAAGATCAGATAAAGGATCCTAACCTTATCTACCCGAAACAAGTATTAAAGATACCAAGATAATTAGAGAATGTCGAAAAAAAATTGGGGGATACCGCCCTTTGGTATCCCCCAATTTTCATTAAAAATTTAAAGACGGGAGGATAATGGAAAAGGTTGAAAAAATTATTTTTATAGGTGACGTTAACCCTGTTGAGTTTTTAGGGGTTAACGATTCTAACATCAAATTCCTGAAAAGTAGGACTTCAACAGAAATAGTTGTTCGTGGTGACGAGCTGAGGTTAAGGGGATCGCCCGAAGAAGTAGAACTTTTAACACAGGTAATACACATATTGAAAGAAGAAATAAAAAAAAGGCATAAGATTGAAGAAGGTGAAATTAGAGAGATTATGAAGTGGGAGCTGGAACATGCGAAAAGCAGAGACGATGATTCCAAAAGTTTTCTGATTACGCCCAAGAAAAGGATAGAGCTTAGAACCCCAAACCAAAAGGAATATATTCGATTGATTGACGAGAACGACATTGTTGTTGCGATTGGCCCTGCTGGAACCGGTAAAACTTTTCTTGCAGTGGCAGCAGCAATAAACTACCTTAGAAAAAATCTTGTTGAAAAAATTATATTAACAAGGCCTGCAGTAGAGGCTGGGGAGTCCCTTGGTTTTCTGCCTGGTGACTTTCAGGAAAAAATAAATCCTTATTTAACTCCACTCTATGATGCTTTATACGCGCTTTTACCTGCTGAGACCATCAAAAGATATATAGATACCCGTGTCATCGAAATCGCGCCCCTCGCTTATATGAGGGGTAGAACTTTTTCTGATGCCTTCGTTATCCTTGATGAGGCTCAGAACACCAAGGCGGTACAGATGAAAATGTTCCTAACAAGACTCGGGCCTCGTTCCAAACTGGTTTTAACCGGTGATATTACTCAAATTGACTTGCCTGGGCATGAAACTTCGGGGCTTGTAGAGATCCAGTCGGTTTTGAAAGGGATAAATGGCATTGCCTTTATTTATTTCACTTCAGAGGACGTTATTCGCCATGGGCTTGTAAAAGAAATTGTGGAAGCTTATGAAAAATTTGAAAATAAGACGACTGTCAAGAAAGAAAAGGGAAAAGAAGGTTAAGCTTCCTTTTTTAATTTTTTCCCTTTTGCTCTCTTTAACTCTCGTCTCACTGGTAAATCTCGGAATAAAGTGCGGGATATTTGAGACAGATGTCAAATTTCCGGTAATTCAAAAGAGAGTAGAAATAAGTACTTTCCCTTATTTCTCGAGAGTGGAAGTAGATTTCGATGCTTTAAGGCAACTTTCTGATTCACTTGGCCCTGAGTTTTTACCGCTTTTTGATTTTGTGGAATTTCTCCTCAGTAAGCCCGTTGTAAAAGACGAACTACTGGCAAGGATGG
Coding sequences:
- a CDS encoding glycosyltransferase family 2 protein, with translation MSELDLTCVILTLNEEENIKRAIESVKDLSKKILVIDSGSKDKTVEIAKNLGAECIFKEFVNYAEQRNYALNLVKTEWVLFLDADEVISEELKKEIIKKLKENPDVDGFLIPRKNWYLGNFLKCWSPDRLLRLFRKDKGKWKGEVHEKVEIKGKIGILKNPILHYPFKDLYHQYSKNLRYAKMLGEEKFKKGEKATLFDLTIRPFLNFLKHYLLKGCIFEGKRGLIFSLFYLQYTFQKYSILFEKQVHLKGK
- the pssA gene encoding CDP-diacylglycerol--serine O-phosphatidyltransferase; protein product: MNIPTLFTFLNLFSGFMAIIAISEMKMESALWFIVFSAIFDFIDGKMARLFKTNSKLGPQVDSLADAVSFGVAPSFFIYSFVVFPLGKFTPFSLLPFVYLSAVVMRLARFNVIGEDSQKEFYYGLSSPISALFLISFISSLHRFFPSFLFEKEVTAGMVLILSLLMLSKIEFPVFKKTKKAEKIQIVFFITGLLLLVYFKYLFLFVAILFYIIGGIIRYLLTREDDE
- a CDS encoding phosphatidylserine decarboxylase, giving the protein MIAREGLKIILVLSSLTFLCLFLRNYFILAIFAFLLLFTLFFLRDPKRDIKSEEDKIVSPADGKIIEINHENGKAIISIFMSITDVHVNRVPLSGKVISIRRSGRKFMRAFLKEADFHNVQCETIILSPVIGEYSVIQISGIIARRIVNNLKAGMEVKTGQRMGIILYGSKVKVILPEDKVEVFVKEGERVKAGITYIAGIK
- a CDS encoding cupin domain-containing protein, translating into MMKEKVVHFSEVQESPVEMEGAKNVFIRWLVAEKDGAPNFYLRMFRVEKGGYTPYHSHPYEHEVYVLSGSGVVKIGDKEYPLAPGVVAFVPPDVNHQFINKSDVELVFLCIIPKAK
- a CDS encoding LysM peptidoglycan-binding domain-containing protein, which gives rise to MKRIIALFAVLMLLTPALRAEQKKLTEKEALQMLEECRAKVANLNQEISDLEAKYNALINEESDLDAKIAAIQNEIAELKAEIAKYPLEYTVQKGDYLSKIAAQRYIYNNWKAWPRIYRANRDLIKDPNLIYPGWVLKIPHGIVTEIEVIPGDCLWKIAGFTWIYNNPRLWTNIYEANKDQIKDPNLIYPKQVLKIPR
- a CDS encoding PhoH family protein; protein product: MEKVEKIIFIGDVNPVEFLGVNDSNIKFLKSRTSTEIVVRGDELRLRGSPEEVELLTQVIHILKEEIKKRHKIEEGEIREIMKWELEHAKSRDDDSKSFLITPKKRIELRTPNQKEYIRLIDENDIVVAIGPAGTGKTFLAVAAAINYLRKNLVEKIILTRPAVEAGESLGFLPGDFQEKINPYLTPLYDALYALLPAETIKRYIDTRVIEIAPLAYMRGRTFSDAFVILDEAQNTKAVQMKMFLTRLGPRSKLVLTGDITQIDLPGHETSGLVEIQSVLKGINGIAFIYFTSEDVIRHGLVKEIVEAYEKFENKTTVKKEKGKEG